From Ascaphus truei isolate aAscTru1 chromosome 20, aAscTru1.hap1, whole genome shotgun sequence, one genomic window encodes:
- the LOC142470970 gene encoding olfactory receptor 11A1-like, which translates to MLGKNQTIITEFLLLGLENIHSFQMSLFILFFLVYIMALNNNLLIIALVSTSHQLQSPMYFFLANLSLSDILLITIIVPNMLRLIWEEGGTISVAGCISQFYFFSCSGTTECLLLTWMAYDRYLAICHPLHYTIIMNLKFRCQLVIWSWFFGFLLALLLILPISQLQFCGPNVIDHFFCDFAPLVKHSCSDTSFIEIELYFLSVPLTLFPFGFIIVTYVCISLTILRIPSTTGRQKTFSTCSSHLTVVSIYYLTLFTIYVVPSRGHSFNINKVLSLLYTVITPFFNPIIYSLRNQEIRAALRRTFHN; encoded by the coding sequence ATGCTTGGGAAGAATCAAACAATAATCACAGAATTCCTGCTTCTTGGATTAGAGAATATTCACAGCTTCCAGATGTCACTCTTCATTCTGTTCTTCCTGGTTTACATTATGGCCTTGAATAATAATCTGCTGATCATCGCATTGGTGTCAACCAGTCACCAACTCCAATCTCCCATGTACTTCTTTCTTGCCAATTTGTCGTTATCCGACATCCTGCTCATCACAATTATTGTGCCCAACATGCTACGCCTCATATGGGAAGAAGGTGGCACCATTTCTGTTGCTGGCTGCATAAGTCAATTTTACTTCTTTTCTTGCTCTGGGACTACAGAGTGTCTTCTTCTCACATGGATGGCCTATGACCGATACCTGGCCATCTGTCACCCATTGCATTACACCATCATTATGAATCTCAAGTTTCGCTGCCAGTTGGTGATATGGTCATGGTTCTTTGGTTTTTTGTTGGCATTACTCTTAATTCTTCCCATCAGTCAGTTACAGTTCTGTGGCCCTAATGTCATTGACCATTTTTTCTGTGATTTTGCTCCTCTTGTAAAACACTCTTGCTCAGACACCTCCTTCATAGAAATTGAATTATATTTTCTGTCTGTCCCTTTAACCCTTTTTCCTTTTGGGTTCATCATTGTGACCTACGTATGTATCTCCCTCACCATCCTCAGGAtcccctccaccactgggagacaGAAAACCTTCTCCACCTGCAGCTCTCACCTCACTGTTGTTTCCATTTATTATTTGACACtatttacaatctatgttgttcCATCCAGAGGCCACTCATTTAACATAAATAAGGTTCTATCTCTGCTGTACACAGTTATAACTCCCTTCTTCAACCCCATCATATACAGCCTGAGGAACCAGGAGATAAGGGCAGCTCTGAGGAGAACATTCCACAATTAA
- the LOC142471371 gene encoding olfactory receptor 5G26-like, with protein MLEKNHTIVTEFLLLGFYNIHSFKILLFTVFLVTYIMTLSSNLLIIALVSTSHQLHSPMYFFLAHLSVSDILLSMVIFPNMLRLIWGEGGTISVASCISQLHCFLFSVTTECFLLTVMSYDRYLAICQPLHYTTIMDFKLCLQLVIWSWLVAFVVTLIVILQISQLQFCGPNVIDHFFCDFDPLLKHSCSDSSFIEIEGFVISTFVALLPFLFIIVTYICISLAILRISSTIGRQKAFSTCSSHLTIVGIYYGTLITIYVVPSRGYTFNINKILSLLYTAVTPLFNPIIYSLRNQEIGSALRRRFHY; from the coding sequence ATGCTTGAGAAGAATCACACAATTGTCACTGAATTCCTGCTTCTTGGATTCTACAATATTCACAGCTTCAAGATTTTACTCTTCACTGTGTTCCTCGTGACTTACATTATGACCTTAAGTAGTAATCTCCTGATCATCGCATTGGTGTCAACCAGTCACCAACTTCACTCTCCCATGTACTTCTTCCTTGCCCACTTGTCCGTCTCCGACATCCTGCTTTCCATGGTTATTTTCCCCAACATGCTACGCCTCATATGGGGAGAAGGTGGCACCATTTCCGTTGCTAGCTGCATCAGTCAACTTCACTGCTTTCTTTTCTCTGTGACTACAGAGTGTTTCCTTCTCACAGTGATGTCCTATGACCGATACCTGGCCATCTGTCAACCGTTGCACTACACCACCATTATGGATTTCAAACTTTGCCTCCAGCTAGTCATCTGGTCCTGGCTTGTAGCATTCGTGGTGACGTTAATAGTTATTCTTCAGATCAGCCAGTTACAGTTCTGTGGCCCTAATGTCATCGACCATTTCTTTTGTGATTTTGATCCTCTTCTAAAACACTCTTGCTCAGACTCCTCCTTCATAGAAATTGAAGGCTTTGTGATATCCACCTTTGTGGCCCTCTTACCATTTCTATTCATCATTGTAACCTACATATGTATCTCGCTCGCCATCCTCAGGATCTCCTCTACCATTGGGAGACAGAAAGCCTTCTCAACATGCAGCTCTCACCTCACAATTGTTGGTATATATTATGGGACACTGATTACTATCTACGTTGTTCCATCAAGAGGATACACATTTAACATAAACAAGATCCTGTCTCTATTGTACACGGCGGTAACTCCCCTCTTCAACCCCATCATATACAGCCTGAGGAATCAGGAGATCGGTTCTGCTCTGAGGAGAAGATTTCACTATTAA